Proteins encoded together in one Planctomyces sp. SH-PL14 window:
- a CDS encoding NADPH-dependent assimilatory sulfite reductase hemoprotein subunit gives MADKGNPSHLEHVKESSNFLRGTIAEELVNGEAVFNEDNCNLLKVHGTYQQDDRDVRSEGKHFIFMVRSRVPGGKVSAAQFLGELDLCDKFGNGTLRVTDRQGFQLHGVVKSNLKATIRGINEIKLSTISACGDVCRNVMCCPAPVKDSTVHTEMQKFADDLANHFRPRTTAYYEIWLKDGDQSELVHETKADEEPIYGKTYLPRKFKIGVTLPEDNCIDVYTQDMGYIAVVENGKIIGYNIVVGGGMGMTPAKKTTFPALAKRLCFVTPDQAIPVGEAVVKVQRDFGNRSDRKQARLKYLLHDRGLDWFRDKVAEYYGKPLTDLHPTDVTDVDDHIGWHEQGDGKLFLGINIENGRIKDEGPLRLKTMMRTLLTKYGMDTRLTALQGIILCNVDPKDRQDINKILADHGCKQEHELTLARRYSIACPAYPTCGLAVTESERVMPAVMDEIEAELAKYGLTDERVTVHMTGCPNGCARPYTPDIGLVGKARNKYSLYLGGNAQGTRLAFLFEDMVPQEALAPKLSPLFARFKGERIGSESFGDFCHRVGPEGLREAVVEAIAE, from the coding sequence ATGGCCGACAAAGGCAATCCCAGTCATCTGGAACACGTCAAGGAGTCCAGCAACTTCCTCCGCGGCACTATCGCGGAGGAACTCGTCAACGGCGAGGCGGTGTTCAACGAGGACAACTGCAACCTGTTGAAGGTCCACGGGACCTACCAGCAGGACGACCGCGACGTCCGGTCGGAAGGCAAGCACTTCATTTTCATGGTCCGGAGCCGCGTTCCGGGGGGCAAAGTCTCCGCCGCCCAGTTCCTTGGCGAACTGGACCTGTGCGACAAGTTCGGCAACGGGACGCTCCGCGTCACCGACCGCCAGGGGTTCCAGCTTCACGGTGTCGTGAAGTCGAACCTCAAGGCGACCATCCGCGGCATCAACGAGATCAAGCTCTCGACGATTTCCGCCTGCGGCGACGTCTGCCGCAACGTCATGTGTTGCCCGGCGCCGGTCAAGGACAGTACGGTCCATACGGAGATGCAGAAGTTCGCGGACGACCTCGCGAACCACTTCCGCCCCCGGACGACCGCCTACTACGAGATCTGGCTGAAGGACGGCGATCAGAGCGAGCTCGTCCACGAGACGAAGGCGGACGAGGAGCCGATCTACGGCAAGACGTACCTCCCGCGGAAGTTCAAGATCGGCGTCACGCTTCCGGAAGACAACTGCATCGATGTCTACACCCAGGACATGGGGTACATCGCGGTCGTCGAGAACGGGAAGATCATCGGCTACAACATCGTCGTCGGCGGCGGGATGGGGATGACCCCCGCCAAGAAGACGACGTTCCCGGCGCTCGCCAAGCGGCTGTGCTTCGTCACGCCGGACCAGGCGATTCCGGTCGGCGAGGCGGTGGTGAAGGTCCAGCGGGACTTCGGCAACCGGTCCGACCGCAAGCAGGCCCGTCTCAAGTATCTGCTTCACGACCGCGGACTCGACTGGTTCCGCGACAAGGTGGCCGAGTACTACGGCAAGCCGCTCACCGATCTGCACCCGACCGACGTCACCGACGTGGATGATCACATCGGCTGGCACGAGCAGGGAGACGGAAAGCTCTTCCTCGGCATCAACATCGAGAACGGCCGGATCAAGGACGAAGGTCCGCTCCGCCTGAAGACGATGATGCGGACCCTGCTGACGAAGTACGGGATGGATACCCGGCTGACGGCTCTCCAGGGGATCATCCTCTGCAATGTCGATCCGAAGGACCGGCAGGACATCAACAAGATCCTGGCGGACCACGGCTGCAAGCAGGAGCATGAGCTGACGCTGGCCCGGCGGTATTCGATCGCCTGCCCGGCTTATCCGACCTGTGGTCTGGCGGTGACGGAGTCCGAGCGGGTGATGCCGGCGGTCATGGACGAGATCGAGGCCGAACTGGCCAAGTACGGCCTGACGGACGAGCGTGTGACGGTGCATATGACCGGCTGCCCGAACGGGTGTGCTCGTCCGTACACGCCGGACATCGGACTCGTCGGGAAGGCGCGGAACAAGTATTCGCTGTATCTGGGCGGGAATGCTCAGGGGACGCGGCTGGCGTTCCTGTTTGAGGACATGGTTCCGCAGGAGGCGTTGGCGCCGAAGCTGTCGCCGCTGTTTGCCCGGTTCAAGGGGGAGCGGATCGGTTCGGAGTCGTTTGGCGACTTCTGCCATCGCGTGGGTCCGGAAGGTCTGAGGGAAGCGGTCGTGGAAGCGATCGCCGAATAG
- a CDS encoding cellulase family glycosylhydrolase encodes MLLAAWSFGIAGSAPGEEPSKSHGPLPRIRPADEKTHFVAEGSPRPFVAWGFNYDHDDAGRLIEDYWNTEWETVAADFREMKALGVNVVRVHLQVGRFLETADRPNEENLKTLGRLVTLAEETGLYLDVTGLGCYHKQDVPAWYDALDEAGRWEVQVRFWKEVAQVCRRSDAIFCYDLMNEPVLTGGANNTEWLVGPPLGGKYFVQRITTDARGRSDKEIAKAWVEKLTAAIRSIDDRHMITVGVIPWAQVFNGAKPLFYSPEVGAPLDFASIHFYPKKVPIEESLEVLNVYEVGKPLVIEEIFPLDAGLDETEEFIRRSGTHVDGWVSFYWGKTPEENEKKGDLPGTIIAEWLRRFSNLAGAASD; translated from the coding sequence GTGCTTCTGGCAGCCTGGAGCTTCGGAATCGCGGGGAGCGCTCCGGGCGAGGAACCGTCCAAAAGCCACGGGCCGCTTCCTCGAATCCGTCCCGCTGATGAGAAGACGCACTTTGTTGCCGAAGGTTCGCCGCGACCATTTGTCGCATGGGGTTTCAACTACGACCACGACGACGCCGGGCGGCTGATCGAGGACTACTGGAACACCGAATGGGAGACGGTCGCCGCCGATTTCCGGGAGATGAAGGCCCTGGGCGTGAACGTCGTCCGGGTCCACCTCCAGGTCGGCCGGTTCCTGGAGACCGCCGACCGGCCGAACGAGGAGAACCTGAAAACGCTCGGCCGGCTGGTCACGCTCGCCGAGGAGACCGGGCTTTACCTCGATGTGACAGGACTCGGGTGCTACCACAAGCAGGATGTCCCGGCTTGGTACGACGCCCTCGACGAGGCGGGACGCTGGGAAGTGCAGGTCCGGTTCTGGAAGGAGGTCGCCCAGGTCTGCCGGAGGAGCGACGCGATCTTCTGCTACGACCTGATGAACGAGCCGGTCCTTACCGGCGGAGCGAACAACACCGAATGGCTCGTCGGCCCGCCGCTGGGCGGGAAATACTTCGTCCAGCGGATCACGACCGATGCCCGCGGCCGTAGCGACAAGGAGATTGCGAAGGCCTGGGTGGAAAAGCTGACCGCCGCGATCCGCTCGATCGACGACCGGCACATGATCACGGTCGGCGTGATCCCCTGGGCGCAGGTCTTCAATGGAGCCAAGCCGCTCTTCTACTCCCCCGAAGTCGGCGCCCCGCTCGACTTCGCCAGCATCCACTTCTATCCCAAGAAGGTGCCGATCGAGGAATCGCTCGAGGTTCTCAATGTCTACGAGGTCGGCAAGCCGCTCGTGATCGAGGAGATCTTTCCGCTCGATGCCGGCCTCGACGAAACGGAAGAGTTCATCCGCCGCTCGGGAACGCACGTCGACGGCTGGGTCAGCTTCTACTGGGGGAAGACGCCCGAAGAGAACGAGAAGAAGGGAGACCTTCCCGGCACGATCATCGCCGAGTGGCTCCGCCGGTTCAGCAATCTGGCCGGGGCGGCATCGGACTAG
- a CDS encoding radical SAM protein, whose translation MYLRLAKRILFETDKRLLWKLAWNMGVKGSLSVAKFKRRMKRGQVFPPFLYISVINSCNLRCQGCWVDVAAKQQIIDAPAMHRLINEAKAEGNVFFGIVGGEPFMHPQLLEILAKHPDCYFQIFTNGHFITDDVAKEIRRQGNITPLISVEGSEIVSDERRGRKDVLSKTMQGIENCLKHKVFTGVCTSVCKTNIDDLVTDKWVDRLIEMGVFYTWFHVYRPMGPDACADMCLSPEEQLRIRKFVVEARARKPIIVVDAYFDHAGEALCPAATGITHHINPWGGIEPCPIVQFVTDSIHDTEKPLAERLDSPFLKDFRELARDTTRGCIVLERPDLLRDLVVKHGAKDGTVRGTALKELEAMEVRTSQYNPEQAIPEKSWAYWIAKKLFFNDFGAYTGRNHAANSAPAVIRQRKPQPVLVPLDVESR comes from the coding sequence ATGTACCTGCGACTCGCCAAACGGATCCTCTTCGAAACCGACAAGCGGCTCCTCTGGAAACTCGCCTGGAACATGGGCGTCAAAGGCTCCCTCTCGGTCGCGAAGTTCAAACGGCGGATGAAGCGAGGTCAGGTCTTCCCCCCGTTCCTCTACATCTCCGTCATCAACTCCTGCAACCTCCGCTGTCAGGGGTGCTGGGTCGACGTCGCCGCCAAACAGCAGATCATCGATGCCCCGGCCATGCACCGGCTCATCAACGAAGCCAAGGCCGAAGGGAACGTCTTCTTCGGGATCGTGGGGGGCGAACCCTTCATGCACCCGCAGCTTCTCGAAATCCTCGCGAAGCATCCCGACTGCTACTTCCAGATCTTTACCAACGGCCACTTCATCACCGACGACGTGGCCAAGGAGATCCGCCGTCAGGGGAACATCACCCCCCTCATCAGCGTCGAGGGGAGCGAGATCGTCAGCGACGAGCGGAGGGGCCGGAAAGACGTCCTTTCGAAGACGATGCAGGGGATTGAAAACTGCCTCAAGCACAAGGTCTTCACCGGCGTCTGCACGAGCGTCTGCAAGACCAACATCGATGACCTCGTGACCGACAAGTGGGTCGACCGCCTGATCGAGATGGGGGTCTTCTACACTTGGTTCCACGTCTACCGGCCGATGGGCCCGGACGCCTGTGCGGATATGTGTCTCTCGCCGGAGGAGCAGCTCCGCATCCGCAAGTTCGTCGTCGAGGCCCGGGCCAGGAAGCCGATCATCGTCGTTGACGCCTACTTCGATCACGCCGGCGAAGCCCTCTGCCCCGCCGCCACCGGCATCACGCACCACATCAATCCGTGGGGCGGCATCGAGCCCTGCCCGATCGTGCAGTTCGTGACCGACTCGATCCACGACACGGAGAAGCCCCTCGCCGAACGCCTCGACTCTCCGTTCCTCAAGGACTTCCGCGAGCTGGCGCGGGACACGACGCGGGGCTGCATCGTCCTCGAACGCCCGGACCTCCTGCGGGACCTCGTCGTGAAGCACGGTGCAAAGGACGGCACGGTTCGCGGGACGGCGCTCAAGGAACTGGAGGCGATGGAAGTCCGGACGTCGCAGTACAACCCGGAGCAGGCGATCCCGGAGAAGAGCTGGGCGTACTGGATCGCCAAGAAGCTGTTCTTCAACGACTTCGGCGCCTACACCGGCCGCAACCACGCGGCGAACTCGGCCCCGGCCGTTATCCGTCAGCGGAAGCCCCAGCCTGTGCTCGTCCCGCTGGACGTCGAATCACGGTGA
- a CDS encoding DUF1501 domain-containing protein → MLRRNVLKSLIGSSPLFSGIVSQLLAASEDPLAPKGTHFPARAKRVIFLFSTGGVSHMDTFDPKPALFAADGKTMGVGGGLSNQQRALQRPLWKYQPGGTCGTQVSDLFPHIREQMDDICLIRSMQSNDNEHYQATLAIHTGSFFFSRPSIGSWLSYGLGTMNSNLPSFIVLAPQLPYAGTLVYANDFLPAYHQGVRVVPGATPIPNLDRRTPQQRVQELELQLAERLNEQHRERHPGQGELAARMRTFETAFHMQSEARDVFDLSRESEETLGLYGLQRGQTDGFGWQCLVARRLAERGVRFIELVDGGSSGNWDSHGDMADHGPRAKAIDRPIAGLLQDLKRLGMLDDTLVVWTTEFGRTPGADGAKGRGHHSACFSSWLAGGGVKGGMAYGQTDELAATVAENPVHVHDFHATILHLLGIDHTRLTYRHGGRDYRLTDVHGKVVQELLA, encoded by the coding sequence ATGCTGCGTCGCAACGTCCTCAAAAGCCTCATCGGCAGCTCTCCCCTCTTCTCCGGCATCGTCTCCCAACTCCTCGCCGCCAGCGAAGACCCGCTCGCCCCCAAAGGAACACACTTCCCCGCCCGCGCCAAACGGGTCATCTTCCTCTTCTCCACCGGCGGCGTGTCCCACATGGACACCTTCGACCCCAAACCCGCCCTCTTCGCCGCCGACGGCAAGACCATGGGGGTCGGCGGCGGCCTCTCCAACCAGCAGCGGGCCCTCCAGCGCCCCCTCTGGAAATACCAGCCCGGCGGCACATGCGGCACGCAGGTCAGCGACCTCTTCCCGCACATCCGCGAGCAGATGGACGACATCTGTCTCATCCGCTCCATGCAGTCCAACGACAACGAGCACTACCAGGCGACGCTCGCCATCCACACCGGCTCATTCTTTTTCTCCCGCCCCAGCATCGGCTCCTGGCTCAGCTACGGGCTGGGGACCATGAACTCCAACCTCCCGTCCTTCATTGTCCTGGCGCCGCAGCTCCCCTATGCCGGGACGCTCGTCTACGCCAACGACTTTCTGCCGGCCTATCACCAGGGCGTGCGCGTCGTCCCCGGAGCGACGCCGATTCCGAACCTCGACCGCCGGACGCCGCAGCAGCGGGTTCAGGAGTTGGAGCTGCAGCTCGCCGAGCGGCTCAATGAGCAGCATCGCGAGCGGCATCCGGGCCAGGGGGAGCTGGCGGCGCGGATGCGGACGTTCGAGACCGCGTTCCACATGCAGAGCGAGGCCCGCGATGTGTTCGACCTGTCACGGGAGAGCGAGGAGACGCTGGGCCTGTATGGACTGCAGCGCGGTCAGACCGATGGGTTCGGGTGGCAGTGCCTTGTGGCGCGGCGGCTGGCGGAGCGGGGAGTGCGGTTTATTGAGCTGGTCGATGGCGGGTCGAGCGGGAACTGGGATTCGCATGGCGACATGGCGGACCATGGACCGCGGGCGAAGGCGATTGACCGGCCGATTGCGGGGCTGCTGCAGGACCTGAAGCGGTTGGGGATGCTGGATGACACGCTGGTGGTGTGGACGACAGAGTTCGGCCGGACGCCTGGCGCGGATGGGGCGAAGGGGCGGGGGCACCACAGTGCGTGTTTTTCGTCGTGGCTGGCGGGTGGGGGTGTGAAGGGGGGGATGGCGTACGGGCAGACGGATGAGCTGGCGGCGACCGTGGCGGAGAACCCGGTGCATGTGCATGACTTCCATGCAACGATCCTGCATTTGCTGGGGATCGATCACACGCGACTGACGTACCGTCATGGTGGTCGGGACTACCGACTGACGGACGTACATGGAAAAGTCGTGCAGGAATTGCTGGCCTAA
- a CDS encoding cation:proton antiporter translates to MSIEMAPNPSPAPASTRGLFTGYTLLFVGAIVLFFLVRSVGETMTGPAPATTAPAAAAAKGGGGHGILPQVLIAITVVVTTSRFVGSIAKRLGQPRVIGEVLAGIILGPSLLGRIAPGTMTTLFPATIMPTLNTLAQIGVILYMFLVGLDLNAGVLRSRAHATVAISHVSIIVPFLLGATLALWLFPTLAPAGISFTSFALFLGAAMAITAFPVLARILTDQKMEKSELGVLSLGCAAVDDVTAWCLLAFVVGVTKAELGIAVTTIVLAVGYVAVMLLVARPLANKWFGSEAGRPLTTDLTALLLVGVLVSSLITEAIGIHAIFGAFLLGAVIPHESEVAKAFRHRLEDVVTILLLPLFFAYTGMRTQIGLLSTPMDWIMCAVIILVATLGKFGGTVAAGRWTGLDWRTSSALGVMMNTRGLMELIVLNIGLDMGVISPTLFAMMVLMAIVTTIATTPILTRLVPPQELAPSS, encoded by the coding sequence ATGTCGATTGAGATGGCCCCCAACCCTTCTCCCGCTCCCGCGTCCACCCGCGGTCTGTTCACGGGCTACACGCTCCTGTTCGTCGGCGCCATCGTCCTGTTCTTCCTCGTTCGGAGCGTCGGCGAGACGATGACCGGGCCGGCGCCGGCCACAACCGCCCCGGCCGCCGCTGCGGCGAAAGGAGGCGGCGGCCACGGCATCCTCCCGCAGGTTCTGATCGCCATCACGGTCGTGGTCACGACCTCCCGGTTCGTCGGGTCGATCGCAAAGCGACTCGGACAGCCCCGCGTCATCGGCGAAGTCCTGGCGGGGATCATCCTCGGCCCGTCACTCCTCGGCCGCATCGCCCCGGGGACAATGACCACTCTGTTCCCCGCCACCATCATGCCGACGCTGAACACGCTCGCGCAGATCGGCGTCATCCTCTATATGTTCCTCGTCGGGCTCGATCTCAACGCCGGCGTCCTCCGGTCCCGGGCACACGCGACCGTCGCCATCTCCCACGTGAGCATCATCGTCCCGTTCCTCCTGGGAGCGACGCTCGCCCTCTGGCTCTTCCCGACCCTCGCCCCCGCCGGCATCTCATTCACCAGCTTCGCCCTCTTCCTCGGCGCCGCGATGGCCATCACCGCCTTCCCGGTCCTGGCCCGGATCCTGACCGACCAGAAGATGGAAAAGTCGGAGCTCGGCGTCCTGTCCCTGGGGTGCGCGGCGGTCGATGACGTGACGGCCTGGTGCCTCCTGGCCTTCGTCGTCGGCGTGACCAAGGCGGAACTGGGGATCGCGGTCACGACCATCGTGCTCGCCGTGGGCTACGTCGCCGTGATGCTGCTCGTCGCGCGGCCGCTGGCGAACAAGTGGTTCGGCTCGGAAGCCGGCCGCCCGCTGACGACCGACCTGACGGCACTGCTCCTCGTCGGCGTCCTGGTTTCGTCGCTCATCACCGAGGCGATCGGGATCCACGCCATCTTCGGCGCGTTCCTTCTGGGCGCCGTCATCCCCCACGAGAGCGAGGTCGCCAAGGCGTTCCGCCACCGCCTGGAGGACGTCGTGACGATCCTGCTCCTGCCGCTGTTCTTCGCCTACACCGGGATGCGGACGCAGATCGGTCTGCTCTCGACGCCGATGGACTGGATCATGTGTGCCGTCATCATCCTGGTGGCAACGCTCGGGAAGTTCGGCGGAACGGTCGCCGCGGGACGCTGGACGGGCCTCGACTGGCGGACCTCGTCGGCTCTCGGCGTCATGATGAACACCCGCGGCCTGATGGAGCTGATCGTCCTCAACATCGGCCTCGACATGGGGGTCATCTCCCCCACCCTCTTCGCCATGATGGTTCTCATGGCCATCGTGACGACCATCGCCACGACGCCGATCCTCACCCGGCTCGTTCCCCCTCAGGAACTCGCTCCCTCCTCTTGA
- a CDS encoding DUF1501 domain-containing protein, whose amino-acid sequence MNLGDELTRNITRRYFFSQGSHALGWASLATLLGQSGALANSVAAPARYPQPHFLPKAKHVIYLHMVGGPSQMDMFDYKPVMQEWYDKDLPDSIRMGQRLTTMTSGQKRFPIAPSKYKFARQGECGMWMTELLPWTSKVADDMVFVRSMHTEAINHEPAISYMQTGNQVTGRPCLGAWASYGLGSLNEDMPTFVVLVAKPTNQEQMQAISARLWSSGYLSGEHAGVSFRTGGDPILFINNPPGVPAEVRRKTLDGLKSLNEMNYKLVGDPETHTRIQQYELAYRMQSSVPDLVDLSKEPESTEKLYGPEIHKSGSFAHTVLLARRMVERGVRFVQIYHNNWDHHGNLAGRMTDQCRDVDQPCYGLITDLKQRGLLDDTLIIWGGEFGRTIYSQGGLSKENYGRDHHPRCFTMWMAGGGTKGGTIYGETDDFSYNIVKDPVHIRDLHATVLKLLGFDHEKFVYKFQGLDQKLTGVEPARVISDLLA is encoded by the coding sequence ATGAATCTCGGCGACGAGCTGACGCGCAACATCACCCGCCGGTACTTCTTCTCCCAGGGCTCGCACGCCCTCGGCTGGGCCAGCCTCGCCACACTGCTCGGCCAATCCGGGGCACTCGCCAACTCCGTCGCCGCACCCGCACGCTACCCGCAGCCGCACTTCCTCCCGAAAGCCAAGCACGTCATCTATCTGCACATGGTCGGCGGGCCATCGCAGATGGACATGTTCGACTACAAGCCGGTCATGCAGGAGTGGTACGACAAGGACCTCCCGGACTCCATCCGGATGGGCCAGCGGCTCACCACCATGACCTCCGGCCAGAAACGGTTCCCGATCGCCCCCTCGAAATACAAGTTCGCCCGGCAGGGCGAATGCGGCATGTGGATGACCGAACTCCTCCCGTGGACCTCCAAGGTCGCGGACGACATGGTCTTCGTCCGCAGCATGCACACCGAGGCGATCAACCACGAGCCGGCAATCAGCTACATGCAGACCGGCAACCAGGTGACCGGCCGCCCGTGCCTCGGGGCCTGGGCCTCGTACGGACTCGGATCGCTGAACGAAGACATGCCCACCTTCGTGGTCCTCGTCGCCAAGCCGACCAACCAGGAGCAGATGCAGGCGATCTCCGCGCGGCTCTGGTCGTCGGGCTATCTCTCGGGCGAACACGCCGGGGTCTCGTTCCGCACCGGGGGCGACCCGATCCTCTTCATCAACAACCCGCCCGGCGTCCCCGCCGAAGTCCGCCGGAAGACGCTCGACGGCCTCAAGTCGCTCAACGAGATGAACTACAAGCTCGTCGGCGATCCGGAGACGCACACACGAATCCAGCAGTACGAACTCGCCTACCGTATGCAATCGAGTGTGCCGGACCTCGTCGACCTCTCCAAGGAACCGGAGTCGACGGAAAAGCTTTACGGCCCGGAGATCCACAAGTCGGGCTCCTTCGCCCACACCGTCCTCCTGGCGCGGCGGATGGTCGAGCGAGGCGTGCGGTTCGTGCAGATCTACCACAACAACTGGGACCACCACGGGAACCTCGCCGGCCGCATGACCGACCAGTGCCGCGACGTCGACCAGCCGTGCTACGGTCTCATCACCGACCTCAAGCAGCGCGGACTCCTCGACGACACCCTCATCATCTGGGGGGGCGAGTTCGGCCGGACAATCTACTCCCAGGGTGGCCTCTCGAAAGAGAACTACGGCCGCGACCATCATCCGCGGTGCTTCACGATGTGGATGGCCGGCGGCGGGACCAAGGGGGGGACGATCTACGGGGAGACGGACGACTTCTCGTACAACATCGTCAAGGACCCGGTCCACATCCGCGACCTCCACGCGACCGTCCTCAAGCTCCTCGGTTTCGACCACGAAAAGTTCGTCTACAAGTTCCAGGGGCTCGATCAGAAGCTGACCGGCGTCGAGCCGGCCCGCGTGATCTCCGACTTGCTGGCGTGA
- a CDS encoding serine hydrolase domain-containing protein has product MTTPVARDHSEHIAAFLKEIADRSCAKNLTGVAIGVIFDGQEYRAVSGWADVPSKRPVSDATVFEVGSLSKLFTSLLLAKAVTKGEIRLDDPLQPALGDLVTLPTDGRSGITYRSLANHRSSLPRLPDDLIATADMENPYVHYDQAMLYACLNRMKPLAPIGSSSTYSNFGVGLLGHVLGKLAGCDFRKALYERVLVPLGMLDTSAEATSEQAPRLATAHSKKDRPTRHWDFTEVTVAAGGVRSSLSDMLKFLRANVSPEMSALSEELRLMREPSDLPHHEGRKPERLSWLSWVLPLGYVVVLALFELYLHGTKWLTRGGLDGLLFFSLMLLPTLVAACYGGRIPSIVTLALMTLLTWSLWGAGASTFVVLVWGACLVYIFSGWKRNWAKFLQMLHGDGRLAWQSSEIGAHPVIWHNGMVGGSASYLGIVEPLGVGVVVLTNTARSVDPLGVKILAELVRIKEADRPAP; this is encoded by the coding sequence ACGGGCAGGAGTACCGCGCGGTCAGCGGCTGGGCCGACGTTCCTTCGAAGAGGCCGGTCTCGGATGCCACGGTCTTTGAGGTCGGCTCGCTCAGCAAACTCTTCACTTCGCTCCTGCTCGCGAAGGCGGTAACGAAAGGGGAAATCCGTCTCGATGACCCGTTGCAGCCGGCGCTCGGCGATCTGGTGACGCTCCCCACCGACGGCCGGTCCGGGATCACTTATCGATCCCTCGCCAACCATCGCTCCTCGTTGCCGCGGCTCCCGGACGACCTGATCGCTACGGCGGACATGGAGAACCCCTATGTGCACTACGACCAGGCGATGCTCTACGCCTGTCTGAACCGCATGAAGCCCCTGGCGCCGATCGGCTCGTCGTCGACGTATTCGAACTTCGGAGTCGGTCTCCTGGGACATGTGCTCGGCAAGCTCGCCGGCTGTGACTTCCGCAAAGCGCTCTACGAAAGAGTCCTCGTTCCCCTGGGGATGCTCGACACGTCGGCGGAGGCCACCAGCGAGCAGGCCCCCCGGCTGGCGACCGCGCACAGCAAGAAGGATAGGCCCACCAGGCACTGGGACTTCACCGAGGTGACCGTCGCCGCGGGGGGCGTGCGATCGTCGCTTTCGGACATGCTCAAGTTCCTGCGGGCGAACGTGAGTCCCGAGATGTCGGCTCTGTCCGAGGAGCTCCGGCTGATGCGCGAGCCGTCGGACCTGCCGCACCACGAGGGGCGCAAGCCCGAACGATTGTCGTGGCTCAGCTGGGTTCTCCCACTCGGCTATGTCGTGGTGCTGGCGCTCTTCGAGCTCTACCTCCACGGGACGAAGTGGCTGACCCGCGGCGGCCTCGACGGCCTCCTGTTCTTCTCGCTCATGCTGCTCCCGACTCTGGTCGCCGCCTGCTACGGGGGACGCATCCCGAGCATCGTGACCTTGGCGCTCATGACGCTTCTCACCTGGTCGCTCTGGGGAGCGGGGGCGTCTACGTTCGTGGTCCTCGTCTGGGGGGCGTGCCTGGTCTACATTTTCTCCGGCTGGAAGAGGAACTGGGCCAAGTTCCTCCAGATGCTTCACGGCGACGGGCGGCTCGCCTGGCAGAGTTCCGAGATCGGCGCCCACCCGGTGATCTGGCACAACGGAATGGTCGGCGGGTCGGCCAGCTACCTCGGCATCGTGGAACCGCTCGGCGTCGGCGTGGTCGTGCTGACCAACACCGCGAGGTCGGTCGATCCCCTCGGGGTGAAGATTCTCGCGGAGCTCGTGCGGATCAAAGAGGCCGATCGCCCGGCGCCATAG